Within Sorangiineae bacterium MSr11367, the genomic segment CGGAGTCGATGTCCAATGAATCGAGCGGACATCCCCGCAAGGCGCCTTCACTCTATGCGCTTTTTCGTGTCGCGAATCTCGACGCGTCTGAGCGCACACGACGAGCCTCCCATGAATGGGGAGTTCGCCCCCGGTGTGACTCGCAGACGATTCGATTGTTGGTAGCCGGTCGTCTTCGCGAAGCGGCGCGAACCGCGGTTTCTCGCCTTGGCGCGATGGGGCTGCGACCGAAACTTCGTTTGGCCGCGGGCGACGCACCCCTCGCGATGCGCCTCGCGGCCAGCCTCGCCTTTCCCATTGGTCCTCGCGACATTTTGCGTGTTTTCGAAGCGGTCACGAAACCGCTCGACCTACAACCCTCGGAGAACTCATGAGCCTCGATCTTTCCGCTCTTCTCGACGACTCGAAGCCTGCAAGATTGCTGATCGAAGCGTCGCTCATTCCCGTACAAGGGAAGCGTTTTCAACCGACCGGCTTCCCCGACCTGGGAGCCGCCGTCTTCGATACCAAAGACGGTACACGTCTCATCGTCGAGAGCCATCAAAGCATGGCGAATCGCCTCGAAGCAGTATGTTGGGATCATGCCAATCGGTCGCTGGTCAGCGAGCTGCAGGGGCTATCGCACGTGCTCGTGAACGACTCGGACGGCAACTATTTGACGAGCACGATCACCGAAGCACACCGGCTCAATTCGCCGTACATTCTCGAGAGCAAAGATCGGAGGTTCTTCGAGCAGTTCAGGAAAGAGACGGAGGTACTCGAGAAAGGTCGACTCGATCGCGCAAAACTGGCGGCTATTCTGTTCAAGTATGATGTCGGTTCATTGCTCCACGGAATATTTCTCGCGAAGAAGGAGCTCGTGGGGGGAAGGCTCCGCATCGAACGCGCACTTTCGGCATTCATCGAAGCCGAAGGAGCACGGGTGGCGGCATCTGGTGGTGTCAAAAATGATCACGTCGATCCGAAAGGGGGCGACAAGACGGAAAAAGGCGCGAAAGAGGGTTTCGGCAACGTTCCGTTTCAGCGCGATGAATACACGGCCGACCGCATCGTGGCCTACTTCAATCTCGATCTCGTGGAGGTCCGAGGATTCGGTTTGGGTAAGGACGCCGAAGCACTCCTCATTGCTCTGGCGCTGTACAAGATTCGCGCATTCATCGAAGGGAATTTACGGCTTCGTACGGCATGCGACTTCGAAGTCGACGGCGAGTTGCGCGTGCGAAGGCCCGCAGGCTTCGCGGTCCCATCATTCGCAGGACTACGCAAAGAGATGCCGCGGTTGATCGCCAAATGTGCACGGGCTTTCGCAGGCGAACGAGGCGCAACGACCGTGACGTACAAGGCCTGACCATGCTCATCCTTCGCTTTCATTTCCCCGGTGGTCGCTATCATGCGACGCCATGGGGCGCCCACGTTAACGAAGGCCTCGTCGAGTGGCCCCCGAGCCCGTGGCGTCTGCTCCGAGCACTCATCGCCGTCGGCTTCGCGCGGCACGGCTGGACCGAAGTTCCCGCAGCGGCACGCACGTTGCTGGAACGACTATCCGAAACGTCTCCAACGATGCACCTGCCTCCCTCGAGTGCATCGCATACGCGCCATTACATGCCGTCGTTTTCGGGTAAGACGGCGAGGGTATTCGACGCCTTCACGTATGTCGGCGATGGCGCACTGGTCATGACATGGGACATCGCACTCACCAACGAGGAACAGGCACTGCTCGACTCACTGCTGGCGGCAATGCCGTACTTGGGTCGAGCCGAATCATGGGTGGACGCCGCACGTATTGAATCTCTTCCGAGCGGGCTCGAGCCGTGCATCACCAGCGAAACGTGTCCAGGTCCCGATGTCGAGCGGGTACTCCTGCTGGCACCGGAGACCCCGGCGGCGTACGCATACTGGCGCGCAGCGGCTTTCGAACGTGAGGTTAATCGACTCCTGCAGGGCCGCATCGCGGACTCCGAGGAAAAAAGCAAGTTAGCGACGACGACCAAACCGAGAAAGAACGGTTTTTCGCTGCGGACGAAGCAGGACCGCGATCCGGAACCGGTCCCATTGACGAAAAAGGAGCTGGCCACCGTCAACGAACTATTCCCGAAAGACATCATCGACGTCTTACTCATAGACACGAAGAGATTGCAGGCAGATGGCTGGAGCCAGCCTCCTGGAACGCGGTGGCTCGCTTATTGGCGCCCAGTCGACGCGTTGTGCGCGTCGCCACGCCCTAGTTCACCGATGACGCGTCGCCAACGGCCAACGACGGCCTTGCTGGCTCTTGCTTCCGACACCAAGAACGGCCACGCGCTTCCCCCCATGAGCGACGCCCTTTGGCGAATGGAGGCAATGCACGACACTCTGGTCAGACTCTCCTCTCGTGATGGAGAGACGGTGTCTCCCGTCTTCAGTGGCAGGGAGCATGGCCAGCCCATTCCGATGCATCGACACGCAACGTTGCTACCGCTTAACCTCGGTCGCAGTCGAGGTAGAATCGACCACGTCTTGATTCATGCACCCATGGGTTTCGACGAGGACGCCGTGAGCGCATTGTCCCGAATTTCCTTCACGTACGCAAAGGGACTGCCAAGAATTTTTGTCACCCTCGCCGGCCTGGGAAAGAAGACTGACTTCGCGGAGCTCGTCTCCCTCGTGCGTTCGTCGAACGCCTTTCAAACCACGACGCCATTCGTTCCCCCGCGCTTCGTCAAAAAGCGAGGCAAGGATACCCTGGAGGAACAAGTCCAAGCCGAACTCGAACGTCGGGGGCTCCCTCGTGCCCTTCGCGTGGAAATCCTCCCCGAAAGCAGCATCCAGTTTCGGACATTCCGAAAAGTACGGCAGGCAGCCGATCGCGCGCCGCCGATGCGGCTTGGTGTGGCTGTTCGATTGGCCTTTGCGCAGCTCGTCGAAGGCCCTATTGCGCTTGGTTATGGCTCACACTTTGGGCTGGGATGCTTTCAGCCGAGCGAGAGCAGCTCCAAGCGCGAGTTATCGGATGGAAGGGCCATTATGGCGTGAATCCGGAAACGGACCGTACGCGCGAATGCTAGCGCTGCCGGGATGGGGCGAGTCCGTGGGGCGCTCGCGGCGCCATCTGTTCTTTGAAAACGGGTACTTACAGATTAGGGGCCGCGGATCTGCGGACCTTCGTCGACCGAGGAATCAATGGAGCATCGCCATCGCTCGCAAAGGGCAGATTCCGGAGTTTGCCGATCCGCCGAGAAAGAGCAGCGGCCACATTGAAGCGAACCACGCGTATCGCTCGACCCGGTGGACGGCGAGCTCCGATCCGTCGAAGACGATGGTATCGGTAAAGCGAACGCTCACCACAATCGTCCGAGACGAATGGCGGCCACATTGAAGCAGGCGTTGCGAGGTCGTAAATGGGTGGAAGTCCCGTGCCGATCCGCGGTGATGAGCGGCGGCCAAGTTGAAGCTTGGTCAGCAAGCGGCGTATCCCATTGGTCAACCTACTGGACCGCTCCGCCGTGATGAACGGCGGCCACTTTGAAGCTGGCGCCCCTGCTCGATCCGAGCGAAGTTTGGCGCTCGGATCCGCCGTGATGAGCGGCGCCCACGTTGAAGCGCGCCTCGCCGACGACGCCGTAGATTCGTTGAGCGAAATCCGATCCGCCGTGAAGAGCGGTGGCCACATTGAAGCGCTTGCGCATATTGCCGGCGAAGCAATGGCCGCACATGCACCGATCCGCCGTGATGAGCTGCGGCCACGTTGAAGGACGCAATATGGCAGCTCTGAGGTGGGGCTTGCCAACCGATCCGCCGAGAAGGGCGGCGGCCACGTTGAAGGCGGAGAGCCAGGAGGGCAGTACCGGACATTGCGGCTCGATCCGCCAGGGGGAGCGGCGGCCACGTTGAAGGCATTAGTATGACTGGACTTGCTGCGTATGCTTGGTAATCCGATCCGCCGAGATGAGCGGCGGCCACGTTGAAGGCGGCCCCTTCCACGTGAGCGTGACCGGCATCTTCGCCGATCCGCCGTGAAGAGTGGCGGCCACGTTGAAGGAACTACGGCAACGAGGCCCCGGGGTACAACCTCGACGCGATCCGCCGTGAAGAGTTGCGGCCTCGTTGAAGGATATACCTCGCTCACCCTGAGCGGCCGTTGGAGCCGGAGGCCGATCCGCCGTGAAGCGCGGCGCCCACGTTTGAAGGACCTTTACGGAGCGCGTACCGATCACAGGAAGACCAGACCGATCCGCCGTGAAGAGCGGCGGTCATGTTGAAGCCACGGCTCCCGTGTTCGGAGCACTGCCTCCGCGCCGCCGTAGCCGCCCCGCCGAGATGAACGGCGGCCATGTTGAAGCGCGAGCGCGTTCGCGATTTCCTTGGCGCCCTCGTAGTAGCCGATCCGTCGTGATGAGCGGCGGTCACGCTGAAGGGCGACGCCGGCAGACACACCACGGTCGACGGGCGGCATCCAATCCGCCGAGATGAGCGGCGGCCACGTTGAAGCGTTCGTTCCGACATGGCTATCCGACAGGACGGGCCAGCCGATCCGCCGAAATGAGCGGCGGCCATGTTGAAGCTGGCCGATTCGATGCGCGGCGATTGACCTTGCCGGCCCGATCCGCCGAGATGAGCGGCGGCCACGTTGAAGCGATTCGATCGGAAAGGCCATAAAGGACGTAGGCAAGGGACGATCCGCCATTGATGAGCGGCGGCCACGTTGAAGATCCCCGGCGACCGGTGAACGGGCATGGCCACTACCTGCCCGACCCGCCGTGACGAGCGGCGGCCACGCTGAAGCGCGACGCCGCCAGTCACACCACGGTCGACGGTGGCGGCATCCAATCCGCCGAGAAGACCGGTGGCCACGTTGAAGCACGAGGACCGAAGCCATGTCTACGAAAATCCAACTGCCGCTCCGTCGGGATGAACGGCGGCCACGTTGAAGCACGGACACCAAGGCCCTCGAGCGCCGTCGTCGTGACCTGCTCCGCCGAGAAGACCGGCGGCCACGTTGAAGCCCTATTGGCGGCTCGCTCTACACCGCGAGCATCATCGGCCGACCCGCCGAGATGAAGACTAGCGGTGTGACGCTCGACCGCTCCGCCGAGAAGACCGGCGGCCACGTCGAAGCGGAACAAGCAGCATCCCGCGCGATGGGGCCCACGTCGTGCCCGGTCGCTCTGCCGAGAAGAACGGCGGTCACGTTGAAGCGGATAACGCCTGTTGCGAAGGCGCCGGGTGCCTTCGCCGATCCGCTCCGGCGAGAAGACCGGCGGCCACGTCGAAGCTCCCGAGCGCGAAGGTGCCGTTGGTGCTGGGTGCCTTCGCCGATCCGCTCCGCCGAGAAGACGGCGGCCATGTTGAAGCATCGTCCAGTGCAAAACGCTCGTGGACGAAGACGACGCCCGCTCCGCCGTGATGCATGGCGGCCAACGTTGAAGCGGCGTAAGCGCCAAAGCGAACGATGAAGCCGCGATAGGTAAGCTGATCCGCGGTGATGAACGGCGGCCACGTTGAAGCCGAGGCGTTTCCCTTTTCGTCGTGCCTCCTCCAGTCCGTCCGCTCCGCCGTGATGAACGGCGGCCACGTTGAAGCGCGGATCCCCGCCGCTGGTGATGGGGGCCATTTCTTGGACCGTTTCGCCGAGAAGACCGGCGGCCACGTTGAAGCATCACGGGCGCAGAGCACGATGCGCCGCCGCTCCTCGTGGACCCGCTGCGCCGAGAAGACCGGCGGCCACGTTGAAGCCTTCAGCGGTTGATCGCGTGAGGGTAAATACCGTTTTCCGCTGCGCCGTGAAGACCGGCGGCCACGTTGAAGTATGGGCTCATCCTACATCCGTACACCCTGGGCTGCCCCGGTCCGCCGTGACGAATGTCGGCCACGTTGAAGCAATTCGCAGTATCAGACGATCGAACCGTCGTGGGCCGTTCCGCCGTGAAGACCGGCGGCCACGTTGAAGCACCGCGAGCCGGGCGGCGTGAACGGCCATGCCGGACGGACCGCCGCCGTGAAGACCCGGCGGCCACGTTGAAGCCGGTCGGGTCTCGTGGGTCCACGTCGTCCGCCAACCCGATCCGCCGTAAAGAGCGACGGCCACGTTGAGGCACCGCGACGGGATTCTTGGAGGCGTTCCACTTCTCCGGATCCGCCATGAAGAGTGGTGGCCACCTTGGAGCGGATCGGGAGAGAGCCGCGAGACGAGATGATCGATGATGAGCGGTGGCCGCGTTGAAGGATCTTCGTGCTCGAAGCGACCGTCATGTTGGTGCACGGCCGATCCGCCGTGAAGAGCGGCGGCCACGTTGAAGCCCATCATCACTACTCGCCATCCTTGACGCAGCTTGGGCGCCCGATCCGACCTGAAGAGTGGCGGCCACGTTGAAGCCGGTAAGCACCGTGCCCGTGCCGAGCCCCAGCGACACGGCCGATCGCCGTGAAGAGCGGCGGCTACGTTGAAGCTCGGCAAGGCGAGCGAGAATCTTCCCCTCGCGCTTTTCGCCAAACCGCCGTGAAGAGCGGTCGGCCACGTTGAAGCGCATCCGACTTCGTGCCGCTCGACTTCGCAGTGAAACCGAACCGCCGTGAAGAGCGGCAGCCACGTTGAAGCGGCGCCGTCGAGCTCTCGCCGCCCGCCTCCACTTCCCGGTCCGATCCGCCGAGATGCACGGCGGCCACGTTGAAGCTCCCAGTCCCGCGGGGTCTTCCTCGGGACTTGGTCGCCGACCCGCCGTGATGGACCGCGGCGAGTTGAAGCTTGCTGGGAGTGAACGGGATCTTCACCTTCACCGCCCAATCCGCCGTGATGGACGGCGGCCACGTTGAAGCTCGCAGCATCCGGAGCTCGCCGAGGCGCGGGCGACGTCCGCTCCGCCGAGAAGAACGGCGGCCACGTTGAAGGGTGCCATCCGGGGCTACGGTGACCGGTGCCATAATCCGCTCCGCCGTGATGAACGGCGGCCACGTTGAAGCACCGCGTGACGGACGTCGTTCCATCGCTCACGAATGCGTCGTCGATCCGCCGTGATGAACGGCGGCCACGTTGAAGCAGGTTGTTGCCGAGCTTCAGCGTCGTGGTGAAGCCCACCGACCGATCCGCCGTGAAGAACGGCGGCCACGTTGAAGCGACAAGCATGCGCACGAGGCCGCCAATAAACCGCTGTCGGCCGATCCGCCGTGATGAACGGCGGCCACGTTGAAGCAAAAGCAGGCCTTTCGCCGGCTTGGCGAGCCAGTTCCCATCCGCTCCGCCGTGATGAACGGGGGCCCCGTTGAAGCCGCACCGTACCTCCAAGAGTATGGCTAGGAAATGGCCGCTCCGTCGTGATGAACGGCGGCCACGTTGAAGCCGTTGAGGTCAACTTTGGCCAGGTCCCAGCAGCTAGCCCGACCGCTCCGCCGTGATGAACGGGGGCCCCGTTGAAGCGGCCCAGGGCATCGAGGTTGGATATCGCCGTCGATATCCCGCTCCGCCGTGATGAACGGCGGCCACGTTGAAGCCTGCCGAACCAAAGGGCGCTGACCAGATCGAACGGCCGCTCCGCCATGAAGAACGGCGGCCACGTTGAAGCGATCAGCTCCGGGTCGTACAGGAAGCCAGGCTCCAGCCGCTCCGCCGTGATGAACGGCGGCCACGTTGAAGCGTCCGCTAGATCCTGGTCGATGAGCCCCGCTCCGCCGTGATGAACGGCGGCCACGTTGAAGCCAGTAAACGGCAACGCAATGAACGCCGCATTGCTGTACAGACCGATCCGTCGTGATGAATGGCGGCCACGTTGAAGCATGCCTGCCGTCGTCGTCATGGTGAGCAGCAGGCAGTTCCGCCGCTCCGCCGAGATGCACGGCGGCCACGTTGAAGCCAGTAAGGGGGCCGCTCGGGATTTCGCTCTCGCTCGCGGATCCGCTCCGCCGTGATGAACGGCGGTCACGTTGAAGCATGCCGATGCACGGGGTGACCGTTCGCATCGATGCGGACCGCTCCGCCGTGATGAACGGCGGCCACGTTGAAGTCTCGTAGACCTCGTCGCCCTTCGCCACAAGGTTGGTCTGCGTCCGCTCCGCCGAGATGCACGGCGGCCACGTTGAAGCCTTCCGATATGCCTTGTGGACGCGGGCGGCAAGAAGATCCCGCTCCGCCGTGATGAACGGCGGCCACGTTGAAGCTTCGGCATCTGCGGCCGGTCCGTTGTAGCAACGAATTGGCCCGCTCCGCCGTGATGAACGGCGGCCACGTTGAAGCAACCCGGGGGACGTGGGAAGCTTCACGCCCGGCAACCGCTCCGCCGTGATGAACGGCGGCCACGTTGAAGCAAGCTCCCTTAGCCGTGTGGAGATGATCTTGGTGGCCCGCTCCGCCGTGATGAACGGCGGCCACGTTGAAGCCGAT encodes:
- the cas7u gene encoding type I-U CRISPR-associated RAMP protein Csb1/Cas7u — translated: MSLDLSALLDDSKPARLLIEASLIPVQGKRFQPTGFPDLGAAVFDTKDGTRLIVESHQSMANRLEAVCWDHANRSLVSELQGLSHVLVNDSDGNYLTSTITEAHRLNSPYILESKDRRFFEQFRKETEVLEKGRLDRAKLAAILFKYDVGSLLHGIFLAKKELVGGRLRIERALSAFIEAEGARVAASGGVKNDHVDPKGGDKTEKGAKEGFGNVPFQRDEYTADRIVAYFNLDLVEVRGFGLGKDAEALLIALALYKIRAFIEGNLRLRTACDFEVDGELRVRRPAGFAVPSFAGLRKEMPRLIAKCARAFAGERGATTVTYKA
- the csb2 gene encoding type I-U CRISPR-associated protein Csb2; this translates as MLILRFHFPGGRYHATPWGAHVNEGLVEWPPSPWRLLRALIAVGFARHGWTEVPAAARTLLERLSETSPTMHLPPSSASHTRHYMPSFSGKTARVFDAFTYVGDGALVMTWDIALTNEEQALLDSLLAAMPYLGRAESWVDAARIESLPSGLEPCITSETCPGPDVERVLLLAPETPAAYAYWRAAAFEREVNRLLQGRIADSEEKSKLATTTKPRKNGFSLRTKQDRDPEPVPLTKKELATVNELFPKDIIDVLLIDTKRLQADGWSQPPGTRWLAYWRPVDALCASPRPSSPMTRRQRPTTALLALASDTKNGHALPPMSDALWRMEAMHDTLVRLSSRDGETVSPVFSGREHGQPIPMHRHATLLPLNLGRSRGRIDHVLIHAPMGFDEDAVSALSRISFTYAKGLPRIFVTLAGLGKKTDFAELVSLVRSSNAFQTTTPFVPPRFVKKRGKDTLEEQVQAELERRGLPRALRVEILPESSIQFRTFRKVRQAADRAPPMRLGVAVRLAFAQLVEGPIALGYGSHFGLGCFQPSESSSKRELSDGRAIMA